The nucleotide window CTGTCGCGTCGGCGTCGCCGAAGGCCGTCAGGCGGATATAGCCCTCGCCGGAAGGGCCGAAGCCCGCGCCCGGCGTTGTGACGACACAGGCTTTTTTTAATAGAAGATCGAAAAAGTCCCAAGAGCCGATACCGTTTGGCGTTTTGGCCCAGATGTACGGCGCGTTAACGCCGCCGTAAACCGTCATTCCGGCTTTGGAAAGTCCATCCCGGATGACCCGGGCATTGCTCAGATAATAGGCAATCGTCTCTTTTGTCTGCTTTTGACCGTCGGTGGTGTAAACGGCCTCAGCCGCCCGCTGGACGACGTATGGCACGCCGTTAAATTTCGTGTTCTGCCGCCGCATCCAGAGGTCTCGCAGGGAGACGCCGCCGCGCACAAGTGTTTTCGGCACAACTGTGTACGCGCAGCGCGTGCCGGTAAACCCGGCCGTTTTGGAAAAGCTGCGGAACTCGATGGCGCACGTTTCGGCGCCAGGAATCTCATAAATGCTGTGCGGGATCGTCTCGTCCGTTATGTAGGCTTCATACGCCGAGTCAAAAAGAATGACGGAGCCGTTTTTGTTGGCGTAGTCAACCCAGACCTTCAGCTGCTGCGCCGTTGCCGCGGCACCCGTCGGGTTATTTGGGGAGCAGATGTAGATGATATCGGGCGTTTTATCCGGCAGGGCCGGGAAAAAGCCGTTCGCCTCGGTGCATGGGAGATAGACGAGATTAGACCAGCGCCCGTCAGGCCCGAGCGCTCCGGCGCGGCCTGCCATCGCATTTGTGTCAATATAAACAGGGTAGACGGGATCGCAGACGGCGACGATGTTGTCAACGGCAAAAATATCCCCGATATTGCCGCAGTCGCTCTTCGCACCGTCGGATACGCAGATGTCGTTCACATCAAACGTGACGCCGCGTGCGGCGTAATCGTTATGATAAATGGCGTTTTTCAAAAAATCATAGCCGCACGAGTCGTCGCTGTACCCTCTGAAGGTTTCTTTTTTTCCCATTTCGTCAGTTGCCTGACGCATCGCACTGACGACAGCGGGCGCAAGCGGCTGCGTTACGTCGCCGATGCCGAGGCGGATCAGGGGCATTGGCGGGTTTTCAGCCAAAAAGGCTTTGACGCGGCGGCTGATTTCCGGAAAAAGATAACCGCCGGGTAGTTTTGTAAAGT belongs to Oscillospiraceae bacterium CM and includes:
- a CDS encoding LL-diaminopimelate aminotransferase codes for the protein MLKINDNFTKLPGGYLFPEISRRVKAFLAENPPMPLIRLGIGDVTQPLAPAVVSAMRQATDEMGKKETFRGYSDDSCGYDFLKNAIYHNDYAARGVTFDVNDICVSDGAKSDCGNIGDIFAVDNIVAVCDPVYPVYIDTNAMAGRAGALGPDGRWSNLVYLPCTEANGFFPALPDKTPDIIYICSPNNPTGAAATAQQLKVWVDYANKNGSVILFDSAYEAYITDETIPHSIYEIPGAETCAIEFRSFSKTAGFTGTRCAYTVVPKTLVRGGVSLRDLWMRRQNTKFNGVPYVVQRAAEAVYTTDGQKQTKETIAYYLSNARVIRDGLSKAGMTVYGGVNAPYIWAKTPNGIGSWDFFDLLLKKACVVTTPGAGFGPSGEGYIRLTAFGDADATVEAVSRVVGVL